The genomic window GAAATTTTCAGAATAAATGGGTAACGGCAATtatcgtgtcctccttttaCCCAGTatcttgtttttgtatcatctatctatcgtccagaagtgtctcagaagataCTTCTTAGAGATCGCGACCCGTTTTGTTTGTGTagaatgtgtgctatcgtctaactatcgtccagaagtgtctcagaagttacgggatcgcgacccttttcgtttttgtaaaatgtgtgctatcgttatagtccagaagtgtctcagaagttacttctttgcGATCGGAATGTGCGCTATCGCTTTCTATCGCTCaaaagtgacttagaagttacttctacgcgatatatgtatattttgttcttctttaatttttgcatttttggtaaaaaatgattttagcctaaacatttaatatttttgttattataaaattaaaaatttgccgTATCAGTATCTGCGGATTTAGGTACAGTAACAGTAAGCCATTAAATTTTGATAGACAGTGTTCAccgattaaaaaaatatgctttTCAGGAAAACGATTTAAAGTTTTGGACGCTAAAAGACCGGCCGCGGCCGCACCTCGTTAAAATgattatatcttttttaacACATTCTTGATAAGTtgtaagttaataaaaaaaataggaaaacgAACGAAATATTAGCCACCAGTTTCCAAAGGCCTCCCATATGGTGTACCCCAGGAGAAGTACGGTATACCTTGCAAAAGTTAAGAAGTGCTTTTACCAACACTATGTCTTGACCAAGAGAACATTACCCCAAAGTGGTTACCGCAATGTAACTGTACGAGATCCGTAAAATATCCCAGTCGCGGACAGAGTGAACATTCGTACGGGATAATTACGAGATATCTTTTTATCATTAGTCCTGGGCCTCTTGTCGGAACTCTGAAAGCGGCAATTGTTTTCGACTGCGCTCCTTTTTTTGTTGCACCAAAAGGGTCGTTAACGTGACTTGGTGCACCACCATCTGCGCACATATGAATGCGGAATCAAATATCTTGGATAAAATTTTGGCACACAGAATTTGAAGCGAGCCAGCGTGCTGGGTCGGCTTGGCAATTTGGGAAGGACATGCTGTTTTGTGGGGGTTATCTCGGATGCTGAATAAGGTGGaacaaagaaaaatgtatCAGACCTTTCTTTCCGACATACTGCGAGAGTTTTGGATCTAGATTTCGAGAGAGTCTAAGCTCAAAAAATGGTAGCTTAGATCGGAAGCGCGAACCCGAAAAGAAATGCCAAGAAAAGTGACGAAATGACGCGCGTAAGTACTGCTTTGTTTGAAATCTTAATAAAGCATGCGCTCCAGAGCGCAATGGTAATTAAAAGGCGGGGAGATAATAAGAGAGCAGTACAGTGCTATTGAGGGATGTTTCTGATTCAACAAAAAAGTAACTTAGTTCGGTGGATACAAGTCTAAATATaagaaagaattaaaaaagtttgtacTCAGTACTCAGATTAGGCAAGAGTTTCACAAGTTAAAAAATCGTATTCTTGGTAGTGACACACGAAGAAGAACTTTGAGTTCACCCACAATACATGTAGGTTGGTCTTATCGTCAAGCTGCCAAAAAAGTTACTCAATTTAACAAAGACTAATCTGCTGATGCgtaaaaatacacaaataaataaaatggtcaaaggaattttttatgtatGCTTATAAAGTAGTTTAATACCACCTCGACACACAGTCCATCCGTTCGATACGGTTAGGATATTTGACAAATGTGAAACTCCAATTCCCACGGGGAGCATCCACTACCTAGCATGTGAGAACAGCGCATTTGAAGACCTATGGCTAATCAAATAATTAGCCAGGTGATCTTTCAATGAAAAGaataaatttatcataaataaattattctatgttcattttattaatttgttaaaaaagaccgatttcataaaaaaaaagttgttccCGGTCGGAGTTCAACTCCGACCTGCATAACGGAGATCTCGCCGAAGATCTGATGCTGAAAAGATACTTATATTAGTACAACGTAACCGAACTCATTTTCAGCACTCTAAATAGTTCGAATAGAAACCACTTGACGATTTTGTAATCTGGACTGACTGAAGGTGTTTtccttccatttttaaattttggtttCCACTGGGCTTCTACATGCACACAGTCAAATACCATATATCTtattctttgggtcgcagctaACGGAGCTCATCGAAATGCTCTCGCCAAATCTGGTATTTTGCTCGTACCTATTTACCTTATCCGAGTACCACGGGACAAACAGACCCAAAAAGCGTTAGCCGCATATTTGCCTCTCGCTTACTCCTATGGTTGGCTGACTATGTTCCTCGAAGTGACTACTAGGATAAAATTTTTAACACATATTACATGGGACGGTTAAAAATGGAAGGCGCCGATATTTATGATTTCACTACCTACACCTATTCGTATCAGCTGTTATCAGACAGTTTCCAACGGATGGATTCATTTTGATGGTATATTATTTCCCCACAGTCATAAATTAGTATGTATATTTGTTTTAGgtataatttaaaagtttaaatagGTTTCAAGCTGGTGAAatgtttaatataaatatttaaaatttaatataatatacgGTACCTTTGAACAATACTTTTTTCGTGTTTTAATAAGATAGATatccataaaaaaaaattagtaatttCAAAGAACCATGACGTAAGTTATACCTTATAGAACTTCTAtgttctcttttatttttacgtGTTTTTAAGTGCTGTACACAAAGGTGCGGTTGCGGTAACAACCAAttgtttttagaaaattaaatctaagagaatataacaattttttacaaAGCTATTATCAAAAACCTTGGACAAAACAACATTTGAATTGCATTGTTGAGTTTTCGTGGTTAAATTGAACGCTGCCAATCTTAAGATTGTTTCTCCGAATTTGAATCTCATATTGCAAGTCAGCTGCCACGAATTGCAGTTACAGTGTTGGAAGAGGCTATTAACGCTGAAGTAGTCACATTCGGCATCCCCAATTTAgaaatttcaatatatttgtGACATCTCTAATCGATATTATTGCAAGTTATAGATAAAGCAATGTGTGGAATATTTTGCTCAGTtttgcaaaataataaattacattCTTATAccataccaaacacactgaagGAAATACTGAGAAATCGTGGTCCCGATGTGCAAGATGAGATGATCGAAGATTATGATACTGGGCAAATTATTTTTGCCGGCAACGTACTATGGCAACAGGGGGAAAGTATTCAAAAACAACCCGTGGTTGCCAATGACTTCATACTTCTCTTTAATGGagatatttacaatttaccAAAGCCAGAAACTATGTCGGATACGTCTTGGATAGCGAGCCAAATTTCGGAATGTCGTTATGAGGAAAAAAAGATACTGCAGCTACTTAAGAATTGGGAGGGACCACattgtttaataatttatgatAAACGAAAACAAATACTTTACTTCTCACGAGACGCACTAGGGAGAAATTCGTTAATTATTGAACGCATTCCGAAAGAATTGCATCTGTTGAGTGCATCTTACTATTTGGAAAATGATAAATTATCATTGGAATTGCCACCACTGGGCCTTTATaaagttaatattaatgaTCTTACATCATGCGTATTGCACCCGTGGTGCCCTCTAAATAATTACTCTATTCACCTATTAAGCAAACTTGACCAAGCAGTTGGCTGGAAAACTACAGTTGAAAGTCCTATGTTCCCAGAATGGATGTTAAAAAGTAAGCTGACATTTAATTACGACTTCTATAAATTTACATATATCGACTGTCATGTAGACCTTTTTAAGAATCTTATAAGTCAGCCACAAATCACGGATTCACTAGCAACACTCCATAAACTGCTTTCTGATTCAGTAAGAAAGCGCGTTACGAACAGGGCCCCACTTTGCCGCCTTTGCTTGATAAAAGTTACTATACCAACTGTATGCACACATGCCAAATTGAGTATATTATTTTCAGGTGGCATCGACTGCACCATCTTGGCTTTGCTAGCTAACGAATTTGTACCGGAAAATGAACCAATAGAGCTTATTAATGTAGCTTTTGAAAGTATTGACGGTCAAAACATTTCTGAGGAGCTTTGGAACGTTCCCGATCGCAAAACTGCATTACTATCTATCAACGAATTAAATCAATTATGTCCCAAGAGGTACTGGAAACTCCTAGAAGTTAATGTAACCCGTCAGGAATTGGAACAGCATCTTAC from Drosophila biarmipes strain raj3 unplaced genomic scaffold, RU_DBia_V1.1 ptg000004l, whole genome shotgun sequence includes these protein-coding regions:
- the LOC108031619 gene encoding asparagine synthetase domain-containing protein CG17486, which translates into the protein MCGIFCSVLQNNKLHSYTIPNTLKEILRNRGPDVQDEMIEDYDTGQIIFAGNVLWQQGESIQKQPVVANDFILLFNGDIYNLPKPETMSDTSWIASQISECRYEEKKILQLLKNWEGPHCLIIYDKRKQILYFSRDALGRNSLIIERIPKELHLLSASYYLENDKLSLELPPLGLYKVNINDLTSCVLHPWCPLNNYSIHLLSKLDQAVGWKTTVESPMFPEWMLKSKLTFNYDFYKFTYIDCHVDLFKNLISQPQITDSLATLHKLLSDSVRKRVTNRAPLCRLCLIKVTIPTVCTHAKLSILFSGGIDCTILALLANEFVPENEPIELINVAFESIDGQNISEELWNVPDRKTALLSINELNQLCPKRYWKLLEVNVTRQELEQHLTTRIKHLIYPLETVLDESLGCAFWFASHCDSSTARVALIGSGADELFGGYARHRNCYRHCMGSAMERQLAVHDELEMDWQRLPARNLARDDRVIADNGKTARSPFIEENVVKFIRSLEPYQKCCFSFPEGVGDKLLLRLYGYQIGLRGVVLLKKRAIQFGSRIANKKQKATNKSDNLKQKLETM